The following proteins are co-located in the Rheinheimera salexigens genome:
- the proB gene encoding glutamate 5-kinase yields the protein MLSLRWRRIVIKVGSALISPTANGCSTRYLLSIARFISECRAIGVEVVLVSSGSVAAGKSAIAFAHQPLPINIKQAMAAVGQTEMMATWSHLFDFRCAQILLTHDDFANRRRYLNIDNTLRTLLTNQVLPIINENDTVATAELKVGDNDNLAAMVAILVDADALIICSDIDGLYSANPKTTINAEFIPLVEKINADIYAMAGASHHTIGTGGMVTKLQAAEKATRQGVDTLIINGQQAVNFDRLLAGQVTGTLFQRQQDRLSAKKHWLLHSITSTGSIVLDNGAANALQQKGASLLAKGILNSTGQFDKGDAVWLCNENGVQLAKGISQYSAIELQLIKGQHSQDIARILGFCPSEVVVHRDDIALS from the coding sequence ATGTTAAGTTTGCGCTGGCGCCGAATAGTGATCAAAGTAGGCAGTGCGTTAATCTCGCCAACCGCCAATGGGTGCTCTACCCGTTATTTATTAAGTATTGCTCGTTTTATTAGTGAGTGTCGCGCAATAGGCGTTGAAGTTGTTCTTGTCTCTTCCGGTAGTGTCGCGGCCGGTAAATCTGCTATTGCTTTTGCTCACCAGCCTTTACCCATTAATATTAAGCAAGCTATGGCCGCAGTAGGCCAAACAGAAATGATGGCAACGTGGAGTCATTTATTTGATTTTCGCTGTGCTCAGATTTTACTAACCCATGATGATTTTGCTAATCGGCGGCGTTATTTAAATATTGATAACACTCTTCGCACCTTGCTCACTAATCAAGTATTGCCGATTATTAATGAAAACGACACGGTTGCCACCGCTGAATTAAAAGTGGGTGATAATGATAATTTAGCGGCGATGGTGGCAATATTAGTCGATGCCGATGCACTCATAATCTGCTCAGATATAGATGGGCTATATAGCGCCAATCCAAAAACGACGATTAATGCTGAATTTATCCCGCTAGTAGAGAAAATCAATGCCGACATTTATGCCATGGCGGGTGCCAGTCACCATACTATTGGCACCGGTGGTATGGTAACTAAGTTACAAGCAGCAGAAAAAGCAACTCGGCAAGGTGTCGATACCCTAATTATTAATGGCCAGCAGGCGGTAAACTTTGATCGGCTATTGGCGGGGCAAGTTACAGGGACGCTATTTCAACGCCAACAAGATAGGCTAAGTGCCAAAAAGCATTGGTTGTTACATAGCATTACCAGTACCGGCAGTATTGTGTTGGATAATGGCGCAGCGAATGCGTTACAGCAAAAAGGGGCGTCCTTACTCGCTAAAGGCATACTCAATAGTACTGGCCAGTTTGATAAAGGAGATGCCGTTTGGTTATGTAACGAAAACGGCGTACAACTGGCGAAAGGAATTAGCCAATATAGTGCGATTGAACTACAACTTATTAAAGGCCAGCACAGCCAAGATATTGCTAGGATATTAGGTTTTTGCCCCAGCGAAGTGGTGGTGCATCGCGACGATATTGCTTTAAGTTAA
- a CDS encoding DEAD/DEAH box helicase: MQFTDLNLAPALLKAIADKGYSSPSPIQEQAIPGILAGRDLMAAAQTGTGKTAGFTLPLLQLLSDGAKVQPNQARALILTPTRELAAQVAQSVADYSKYMPLKSTVVFGGVKINPQMMALRRGVDILVATPGRLLDLYQQNAVRFSQLEVLVLDEADRMLDMGFINDIKKILALLPKKRQNLLFSATFSADIRKLAKGLVSNPLEVSVSPENSTAERVEQSIYPVDKGRKAALLTQLVHENNWQQVLVFTKTKHQANKLTTHLESAGIKAAAIHGNKSQNARTKALADFKNGSIRALVATDIAARGLDIDQLPQVVNYELPNVAEDYVHRIGRTGRAGAAGHAISLVCVDETKELIAIERLIKQQLPRTTVEGYAPVNTVPVLPLNTKPYKPKKAKPKPATSKPIMQKANAPHHAAAPKQFANNNRTS, translated from the coding sequence ATGCAATTTACCGATTTAAACTTAGCGCCTGCGCTATTAAAAGCTATTGCCGATAAAGGTTATAGCTCTCCTTCGCCAATTCAAGAACAAGCCATTCCTGGTATCTTAGCTGGCCGCGATTTAATGGCAGCAGCCCAAACCGGTACTGGCAAAACTGCAGGTTTTACTTTACCTCTGCTGCAGTTATTAAGTGACGGCGCAAAAGTACAACCAAACCAAGCTCGGGCATTAATTTTAACACCTACCCGTGAACTAGCGGCACAAGTAGCACAAAGTGTTGCTGACTATAGTAAATACATGCCGTTAAAAAGCACCGTGGTGTTTGGTGGTGTGAAAATTAATCCACAGATGATGGCATTACGCCGTGGTGTCGATATTTTAGTAGCAACGCCAGGTCGGTTATTGGATTTATACCAACAAAACGCGGTGCGTTTTAGTCAATTAGAAGTGTTAGTGTTAGATGAAGCCGATCGTATGTTAGATATGGGCTTTATTAATGATATTAAAAAAATTCTGGCGCTATTACCTAAAAAACGCCAAAACTTACTATTCTCTGCTACTTTTTCGGCAGATATTCGTAAATTAGCTAAAGGTTTAGTTTCTAATCCTTTAGAAGTGTCTGTTAGCCCAGAAAACAGTACAGCCGAGCGTGTTGAGCAAAGTATTTATCCGGTGGATAAAGGCCGTAAAGCGGCGTTGCTAACCCAATTAGTGCATGAAAATAACTGGCAACAAGTGCTGGTTTTCACTAAAACAAAACATCAAGCTAATAAACTGACCACCCATTTAGAATCTGCAGGCATTAAAGCGGCAGCCATTCATGGTAATAAAAGTCAAAATGCACGGACCAAGGCTTTGGCCGATTTTAAAAACGGCAGTATTCGTGCGCTGGTAGCGACAGATATTGCGGCACGTGGTTTAGATATTGATCAATTACCGCAAGTGGTAAATTATGAATTACCTAACGTAGCCGAAGATTATGTGCATCGTATTGGTCGTACTGGGCGTGCTGGCGCTGCGGGGCATGCTATTTCATTAGTTTGTGTCGATGAAACCAAAGAATTAATTGCGATTGAGCGTTTAATCAAGCAACAGCTACCACGAACGACTGTGGAAGGTTATGCGCCGGTTAATACCGTGCCGGTTTTGCCATTAAATACCAAACCTTATAAACCGAAAAAAGCTAAACCAAAACCAGCAACTTCAAAACCAATAATGCAAAAAGCCAACGCGCCGCATCATGCTGCAGCTCCTAAGCAATTTGCTAACAATAATAGAACAAGTTAA
- the argA gene encoding amino-acid N-acetyltransferase yields the protein MRTTELVSGFRQSAPYVNAHRGKTFVVMLGGEAINQAGFRSIINDIALLNSLGIKIVLVYGARPQINRALENAGLAPSFHQHIRITDDDSFRLIKQVAGELQLDITARLSMSLSNTPMQGAQINVVSGNFVIAQPLGVDEGVDYFHSGRVRRIDTAGIRRQLDTNGIVLMGPIAASVTGESFNLTAEDIATQVAIKLKADKMIGFSEIGGITDEDDRIIAEMMPNYAEQLVQNAQPTLAACPSTLAFLQAAILACRGGVPRCHLVGFADDGSLLQELFSRDGIGTQIVTESAEKLRQATIADIGGILDLIRPLEQQGLLVRRSREQLELEINQFTLIERDGLVIGCAALYTFPEDNVAEFACLAVHPEYRDADRGSLLLNSIIQLARQQRFDKLFALTTRSIHWFLEQGFELLTVDDLPAQKKQMYNYQRRSKILALTL from the coding sequence GTGCGTACTACTGAACTTGTATCTGGATTTCGCCAGTCGGCACCTTATGTTAATGCTCATCGCGGCAAAACCTTTGTCGTAATGTTAGGCGGTGAAGCGATTAATCAAGCTGGTTTTCGCAGCATTATTAACGATATTGCGCTATTAAATAGCTTAGGCATTAAAATCGTTCTGGTTTATGGTGCCCGACCACAAATTAATCGGGCGTTAGAAAACGCCGGTTTAGCGCCCAGTTTTCATCAGCATATTCGCATTACCGATGACGACTCGTTTCGTTTAATTAAGCAAGTGGCTGGCGAGTTGCAATTAGATATTACCGCCCGCTTATCAATGAGTTTAAGCAACACGCCAATGCAAGGTGCGCAAATTAACGTGGTTAGCGGTAACTTTGTTATTGCTCAACCCTTAGGCGTAGATGAAGGCGTGGATTATTTTCATAGTGGCCGAGTGCGTCGTATCGACACGGCAGGTATACGCCGCCAGCTTGATACTAACGGCATTGTGTTAATGGGCCCTATTGCGGCTTCTGTCACCGGTGAAAGTTTTAATTTAACCGCAGAAGATATTGCCACTCAAGTCGCGATAAAGCTAAAAGCGGACAAAATGATTGGTTTTAGCGAAATTGGCGGTATTACCGATGAAGATGACCGCATTATTGCCGAAATGATGCCAAACTACGCCGAACAACTGGTACAGAATGCTCAACCCACTTTAGCGGCTTGTCCTAGCACCTTAGCCTTTTTACAAGCGGCTATTTTAGCCTGTCGCGGCGGCGTGCCGCGTTGCCACTTAGTCGGTTTTGCTGATGACGGGTCTTTATTACAAGAGCTATTTTCTCGCGATGGTATTGGTACCCAAATTGTTACCGAGTCGGCCGAAAAACTACGTCAGGCCACCATTGCTGATATTGGCGGTATTTTAGATTTAATTCGCCCGCTAGAACAACAAGGCTTATTAGTAAGACGTTCACGCGAACAATTGGAATTGGAAATTAATCAATTTACATTAATTGAACGCGATGGTTTAGTGATTGGCTGCGCCGCTTTATATACGTTTCCAGAAGACAATGTGGCGGAGTTTGCCTGTTTAGCCGTGCATCCAGAGTATCGTGATGCCGATCGTGGCAGTTTATTACTGAATAGTATTATTCAGCTTGCGCGGCAGCAACGCTTTGATAAATTATTCGCTTTAACTACCCGCAGTATTCATTGGTTTTTAGAGCAAGGCTTTGAGCTATTAACCGTAGATGATTTACCGGCGCAGAAAAAACAAATGTACAACTATCAACGCCGTTCAAAAATATTAGCTTTAACTTTATAG
- a CDS encoding OmpA family protein — MRFSTLMVTLLSAGLVISGCATQNGAGVSNAGKGAAIGAVVGAIAGKSTSNHKNKRLVIGAAVGALAGAAVGSYMDQQEKALQQELSGSGVKIIRDGDKLKLDIPAQLTFELNRSDIRSNLYPVFNDIAKVLRDYEKTMLVIAGHTDDTGPYQYNMNLSQARAGSVKQYLVSQGVQSIRVETQGYGPSYPAVPNTSESNRAANRRVEIHIEPIVE, encoded by the coding sequence ATGCGATTTTCGACCTTAATGGTAACACTACTATCTGCGGGCTTGGTTATTTCTGGCTGCGCGACACAAAATGGTGCTGGCGTCAGTAATGCAGGCAAGGGTGCAGCTATAGGTGCTGTTGTTGGTGCTATAGCCGGTAAATCTACCTCGAACCATAAGAATAAGCGCTTAGTGATTGGTGCTGCTGTGGGTGCTTTAGCGGGCGCAGCAGTGGGTAGCTATATGGATCAGCAAGAAAAAGCACTGCAACAAGAGTTGTCAGGTAGCGGCGTTAAAATTATTCGTGATGGTGATAAGTTAAAACTTGATATCCCTGCCCAATTAACGTTTGAATTAAACCGCTCAGATATTCGCTCTAATTTATATCCAGTATTTAATGATATTGCTAAAGTTTTACGTGATTACGAAAAAACCATGTTAGTCATTGCAGGCCATACCGATGATACCGGCCCTTATCAGTACAACATGAATTTATCACAGGCAAGAGCCGGCAGTGTTAAACAATATTTAGTGTCTCAAGGCGTGCAAAGTATACGCGTTGAAACGCAAGGTTATGGCCCAAGCTACCCTGCAGTGCCAAATACCTCTGAAAGCAACAGAGCAGCGAACCGCCGCGTAGAAATCCATATTGAGCCGATTGTTGAATAA
- a CDS encoding DUF4124 domain-containing protein: MKIALYLTLWLSFSLISANVQAAVYKCTDNTGNVVFQGEPCRDAEELKLDLRFAEQTPETIDRLIIGSWCEVGTSEILVGDLQRDSALRKTWQFTEREMVQHIEQGQHADTFKYAIRQQPGSFVINHAAFGNGQVSWQVKTLTDERLVIAAYGGFTHLAAGECDVVMANAND; this comes from the coding sequence ATGAAAATAGCTTTATATTTAACATTGTGGCTTAGTTTTAGCCTAATTTCGGCCAATGTACAGGCAGCCGTTTATAAATGCACAGATAATACGGGTAATGTGGTGTTTCAGGGTGAACCTTGCCGTGATGCTGAAGAGTTAAAATTAGATTTGCGTTTTGCCGAACAAACTCCAGAAACAATAGATCGTTTAATTATCGGTAGTTGGTGTGAAGTCGGCACTTCTGAGATATTAGTCGGTGACTTACAACGCGATAGTGCTTTACGTAAAACTTGGCAGTTTACGGAGCGCGAAATGGTACAACACATCGAGCAAGGCCAGCATGCAGACACTTTTAAATATGCTATTCGCCAGCAACCCGGTAGTTTTGTCATAAATCATGCCGCTTTTGGCAATGGCCAAGTAAGCTGGCAAGTGAAAACCCTGACCGATGAGCGCTTAGTTATTGCGGCTTATGGCGGCTTTACACATTTGGCCGCAGGCGAGTGCGATGTAGTAATGGCTAATGCAAATGACTAA
- a CDS encoding DUF1190 domain-containing protein produces MSNVFKRSKTARLIMMVPAAGLMLTGCGEEPVEVQVYNTPDECAAFYNPPAQCQAAFAEAKALHPQVAPRYHNKTECETDFGSGQCESAPIIASNSIQTGSETAPQAQSQQSSGFFMPMMMGFMAGQMLNRGGLGGQAPQAATKNASPVASQPLYKSRDDRQTFRTATNTAVAKQPGATRIKPSSVQPKPAAMARRGGFGAQAARRSSTRSSFGG; encoded by the coding sequence ATGTCAAACGTATTTAAACGCAGTAAAACTGCACGCTTAATTATGATGGTACCCGCAGCGGGTTTAATGTTAACTGGCTGTGGCGAAGAGCCTGTTGAAGTGCAAGTGTATAATACGCCTGACGAATGTGCGGCTTTTTACAATCCGCCAGCACAATGCCAAGCCGCTTTTGCTGAAGCTAAAGCACTGCATCCACAAGTAGCGCCGCGGTATCATAATAAAACCGAATGTGAAACCGATTTTGGCTCTGGTCAATGTGAGTCGGCACCGATTATTGCCAGCAATTCAATCCAAACGGGCTCGGAAACCGCGCCGCAAGCGCAAAGCCAGCAAAGCAGTGGTTTTTTTATGCCGATGATGATGGGTTTTATGGCCGGACAAATGCTTAATCGCGGCGGTTTAGGTGGTCAAGCGCCACAAGCTGCAACAAAAAATGCTAGCCCAGTAGCGTCACAACCGTTGTATAAATCTCGTGATGACAGACAAACTTTCCGCACCGCCACTAATACTGCCGTCGCCAAGCAACCTGGTGCAACTCGGATTAAACCATCATCAGTACAACCAAAACCGGCAGCAATGGCACGCCGTGGTGGCTTTGGCGCCCAAGCAGCAAGACGTAGCAGCACTAGATCAAGTTTTGGTGGCTAA
- a CDS encoding glycerol-3-phosphate dehydrogenase/oxidase, translating to MHIAVVGGGINGLSSAWQLALAGHQVTLFERDGLMQATSSASSKLLHGGLRYLEQAEFRLVYEALQERRWWLKKAPKLTRRLAILYPFYTHTQRPRWQVKIGLWLYDKFAGRKGIGQHRWLTAEQTLRCSPQLKAEGLRGAYLFFDGQMDDHKLGLWMAEQCDKAGVIIKQHTEVQQINAQGGVLIAAGWQQFDRVINVAGPWSQQLLERSTITPKQKLDLVRGSHLLLPAMGRYGHMLEVPHEQRLIFVLPYQGHTLVGTTEVRQQLEQPIACSVQERDYLLNTYNHYFQPAKASIDILADFAGVRPLLAGSDNASRASREYQLNWQGKILTVSGGKWTTARALAKHVLQQIQQKVD from the coding sequence ATGCATATAGCCGTGGTGGGTGGCGGTATCAATGGCTTAAGCAGCGCTTGGCAATTAGCTTTAGCGGGCCATCAAGTGACCTTGTTTGAACGTGATGGTTTAATGCAAGCCACCAGCAGCGCGTCTTCTAAATTGTTGCACGGTGGTTTACGTTATTTAGAGCAAGCAGAGTTTCGTTTAGTCTATGAAGCATTACAAGAACGGCGTTGGTGGTTAAAAAAAGCGCCTAAACTAACCCGCCGCTTAGCCATTTTATATCCATTTTATACTCACACCCAGCGACCGCGCTGGCAGGTTAAAATTGGCTTATGGTTATACGATAAATTTGCTGGACGTAAAGGCATAGGCCAGCACCGTTGGTTAACGGCTGAGCAAACCTTACGTTGCTCACCACAGCTAAAGGCCGAGGGTTTACGCGGCGCTTATTTATTTTTTGATGGCCAAATGGACGACCATAAATTAGGTTTATGGATGGCCGAGCAGTGTGATAAAGCGGGCGTTATTATTAAACAACATACCGAAGTGCAGCAAATAAATGCTCAAGGCGGGGTTTTAATTGCTGCAGGTTGGCAGCAGTTTGATCGGGTCATCAATGTGGCAGGGCCGTGGAGTCAGCAATTATTAGAGCGCTCTACAATTACCCCAAAGCAAAAGCTAGATTTAGTGCGAGGCAGTCATTTACTGTTACCCGCTATGGGCCGATATGGTCACATGTTAGAGGTACCGCACGAGCAACGTTTAATTTTTGTTTTACCCTACCAAGGCCACACTTTAGTGGGTACTACTGAAGTGCGACAGCAGCTAGAACAACCAATCGCTTGTTCGGTACAAGAGCGAGATTACCTATTAAACACCTATAATCACTATTTTCAGCCTGCAAAAGCCAGTATAGATATATTGGCAGATTTTGCCGGTGTTAGGCCATTGCTTGCAGGTAGCGATAATGCCAGTCGTGCTAGCAGAGAATATCAATTGAATTGGCAAGGTAAGATATTAACGGTGTCGGGCGGAAAATGGACCACAGCACGCGCTTTGGCTAAGCACGTGCTGCAACAAATTCAACAAAAAGTTGATTGA
- a CDS encoding DUF350 domain-containing protein produces MLDTAMHSLNGLLAFATYFALAVLLLLIFVRSYTWLTPHDEFGLIRANNSAAAIAFGGAIIGFAWPLASAITNSLSLLDCAIWGAVALLIQLIAFFVSSLMLKQLPKRITEGEMAAGIFSASCSIVVGILNAASMSY; encoded by the coding sequence ATGCTTGATACTGCAATGCACTCTTTAAACGGTTTACTGGCTTTTGCTACTTACTTTGCACTAGCCGTACTGTTACTCCTGATATTTGTTCGTAGCTACACTTGGCTAACTCCCCATGATGAATTTGGCTTAATTCGAGCCAACAACTCTGCCGCAGCCATAGCATTTGGCGGTGCTATTATAGGTTTTGCTTGGCCGTTAGCCAGTGCAATAACTAACTCATTATCGTTATTAGATTGTGCAATTTGGGGCGCAGTCGCATTGTTAATTCAATTAATCGCATTTTTTGTTAGCTCATTAATGTTAAAACAACTGCCTAAACGTATAACAGAGGGTGAAATGGCCGCCGGCATTTTTTCAGCAAGCTGTTCGATCGTGGTAGGCATACTGAATGCCGCGAGTATGAGTTACTGA
- a CDS encoding TonB-dependent receptor plug domain-containing protein: protein MNKSINYSLCALAVGSLLGGGAVYAQEKEASVERIEVTGSRIKRNDLEGASPISVISRDDIAKSGFSNLQQIMERNPATGVGTFSTRGNSQDSTANGGAAISLRGFGSDATLVLINGRRVSTSAFAENIANSFVDINSIPVAAIERVEILKDGASAVYGSDAVAGVVNIILRKDYEGAEVSLSHGGTTGPSYDETAASFVWGAQTDTASATLILDYFKNTSITGAEMGRFGTANQAPYGGLDQRSSRGFPGNFIVNGEVRIDPDCPPERAIGQTCVFDYGPYGMAMPEAERLGAIFQGSQQLSDQLQGYLELAVQHNRSQAAGAPTPLDGDAGLTVPASHPNNPFGTDISINRLRTVDAGPRTWDIESDTLRLVVGLRGNINNWEWDVSAQKARSESMQTGSKTQGWVRTDFLQREIDAGRYNPFGGVFNSPDVIDAITTSLVRRGESHLTAYNAGITGDIFTLGDQMVSMAAGVEYREEDVFDQPDDQFQRGLIFGTESVSAQAARDQYAAYVEFLMPVSDTLEFTLAGRYDNYSDFGSTTNPQLSAQWRPVENFTLRASFGQGFRAPSLAQIGLGPSQESNFFTDTYRCPTPDASNPACAATDYTIVFVGSEGLQPEESETWNIGAVWQATDAWDLSLDVWKITQDNKIDKNDYQTVYAAECNNQASTICQRSAPLPGQTLGEMSRLYNSYVNISSQEASGVDLSTAYRLNLDDMGLLRLSLDWSYLNSFKKNDIDYTGEYNYPQHRWVTSADWTIGEWGFVASINYISEFEDYAAPSEVESTKTRSIDAQWLLDLQARYNINDRTQLVLGMNNALDEDPPFAIGDSNGDLYGYASSVHNPRGQFIYGKVSYKF, encoded by the coding sequence ATGAACAAATCAATAAATTATTCACTGTGCGCGCTAGCTGTTGGCAGTTTGCTAGGAGGCGGAGCTGTATATGCACAGGAGAAAGAAGCCAGTGTCGAGCGGATTGAAGTGACCGGCTCTCGCATAAAACGCAATGACTTAGAGGGCGCATCTCCGATATCGGTAATAAGCAGAGATGATATTGCTAAGTCCGGTTTTTCTAACTTACAACAAATTATGGAGCGTAACCCAGCTACTGGTGTAGGTACTTTCTCAACCCGTGGTAATAGTCAGGATTCTACTGCTAACGGTGGCGCGGCTATCAGTTTGCGAGGTTTTGGATCGGATGCAACCTTAGTGCTAATTAACGGTCGTCGGGTATCTACCAGTGCTTTTGCGGAAAATATTGCTAACTCTTTTGTTGATATTAACTCCATTCCTGTGGCCGCCATTGAGCGAGTGGAAATATTAAAAGATGGCGCTTCAGCCGTGTATGGCTCAGATGCGGTTGCTGGTGTGGTAAACATTATCTTACGTAAAGATTATGAGGGCGCTGAAGTCAGCCTTAGTCATGGTGGCACCACTGGCCCATCGTATGATGAAACCGCTGCCAGCTTTGTTTGGGGCGCACAAACCGATACCGCAAGTGCGACTTTAATTTTAGATTATTTTAAAAATACCTCTATTACCGGTGCCGAAATGGGCCGTTTTGGTACGGCTAACCAAGCACCCTATGGTGGTTTAGATCAACGTTCATCACGTGGTTTTCCGGGCAATTTTATTGTTAATGGTGAGGTGAGAATTGATCCAGATTGTCCTCCAGAGCGGGCTATTGGCCAAACCTGTGTGTTTGATTATGGTCCTTATGGTATGGCCATGCCAGAGGCTGAACGTTTAGGCGCAATATTCCAAGGCAGCCAGCAGTTATCAGATCAATTACAAGGTTATTTAGAATTAGCCGTACAGCATAACCGCTCACAAGCCGCCGGTGCACCAACACCTCTGGATGGTGATGCCGGTTTAACCGTACCGGCGTCTCACCCTAACAACCCTTTTGGTACTGATATTAGCATTAATCGGCTACGTACCGTTGATGCCGGTCCACGAACTTGGGATATTGAGTCGGATACCTTGCGTTTAGTGGTTGGCTTACGCGGTAATATCAATAATTGGGAATGGGATGTTTCAGCGCAAAAAGCGCGCAGTGAATCGATGCAAACTGGTAGTAAAACCCAAGGCTGGGTGCGCACTGATTTTTTACAACGTGAAATAGACGCCGGTCGCTATAATCCATTTGGCGGCGTGTTTAACTCACCCGATGTTATAGATGCTATCACCACCAGCTTAGTGCGTCGTGGTGAGTCACATTTAACCGCTTATAATGCGGGTATTACCGGTGATATATTCACGTTAGGCGATCAAATGGTATCTATGGCTGCGGGTGTTGAGTATCGCGAAGAAGATGTGTTTGACCAGCCTGATGATCAGTTCCAGCGCGGCTTAATATTTGGTACAGAATCGGTATCAGCACAAGCAGCGCGCGATCAATATGCGGCTTATGTAGAGTTTTTAATGCCAGTGAGTGATACTTTAGAGTTCACATTAGCCGGTCGTTACGATAACTACAGTGACTTTGGTTCTACCACCAACCCGCAACTTTCTGCGCAGTGGCGACCAGTAGAAAACTTTACCTTACGAGCCTCATTTGGTCAGGGCTTTAGAGCACCATCATTAGCGCAAATTGGCCTAGGCCCATCGCAAGAGTCTAATTTCTTTACCGATACTTACCGTTGCCCAACGCCGGATGCCAGTAATCCAGCTTGTGCTGCTACTGACTATACGATTGTATTTGTCGGCAGTGAGGGCTTACAGCCAGAAGAATCAGAAACGTGGAATATCGGTGCAGTATGGCAAGCTACCGATGCGTGGGATCTGAGTTTAGATGTCTGGAAAATTACCCAAGACAATAAAATTGATAAAAATGATTATCAAACGGTCTACGCTGCTGAATGTAACAATCAAGCCAGTACTATATGTCAGCGGTCAGCGCCGTTACCGGGCCAGACGCTAGGTGAAATGTCTAGATTGTATAATAGTTACGTTAATATTAGCTCGCAAGAAGCCAGTGGTGTTGATTTATCAACCGCCTATCGTTTAAATCTAGATGATATGGGCTTGTTAAGACTATCTCTAGATTGGTCTTACTTAAATAGCTTTAAAAAGAATGACATTGATTACACCGGTGAATATAACTATCCGCAGCATCGTTGGGTTACGTCAGCTGACTGGACGATAGGTGAGTGGGGCTTTGTTGCTAGCATTAACTATATTAGTGAGTTTGAAGATTATGCCGCACCAAGCGAAGTTGAATCGACCAAAACCCGTAGTATAGATGCGCAATGGTTATTAGATTTACAGGCCCGTTATAATATTAACGACCGTACTCAGCTGGTATTAGGGATGAATAATGCCTTAGATGAAGACCCACCGTTCGCTATTGGTGATAGTAATGGTGACTTATATGGTTATGCATCGAGTGTACATAATCCAAGAGGTCAATTTATTTACGGTAAAGTTAGCTATAAGTTTTAA
- a CDS encoding glutathionylspermidine synthase family protein: protein MKKINCSPRPGWQQFAESVGFAFHTFDGEPYWDETAYYQFSLQQIEQDLEQPTEELHQMALAVVEDVVNSEQLLQQLAIPEAYWQAVRDSWQSAQPHLYGRMDFSYDGNGPAKLLELNYDTPTSLFETGFFQWVWLEDQLMRGEIPQHADQFNSLQDKLQQAFSELALPQPFYFSSVTDSIEDKGTVDYLMDIALQSGVDARYIGLEQLGNADGQLVDLDGYAIEGLFKLYPWEFMLQEDFASTVLTSKTQWIEPLWKSIISNKGILPLLWQKFPNHPNLLPAMFDQGKALTPGWVKKPLFSREGANIELLTQQGQTVKQDGPYDDSGYILQALHPLPKFADSYSLIGSWVVGDSAAGICIREDNSLITKDSSRFLPHIILD, encoded by the coding sequence ATGAAAAAAATCAATTGCAGCCCCAGACCCGGCTGGCAACAGTTTGCCGAGAGTGTTGGTTTTGCGTTTCATACCTTTGATGGTGAACCGTACTGGGACGAAACCGCTTATTACCAGTTTAGCTTGCAGCAAATTGAACAAGATTTAGAGCAGCCAACTGAAGAATTGCATCAAATGGCCTTAGCCGTGGTTGAAGATGTCGTAAATAGCGAGCAATTATTGCAGCAATTAGCCATCCCAGAAGCTTATTGGCAAGCGGTGCGAGACAGTTGGCAAAGTGCTCAGCCGCATTTATACGGCAGAATGGACTTTAGTTACGATGGTAACGGCCCCGCTAAGCTGCTTGAGTTAAATTACGATACGCCTACTTCATTATTTGAGACTGGTTTTTTTCAATGGGTATGGTTAGAAGATCAGTTAATGCGCGGCGAAATCCCACAACATGCTGATCAATTTAACTCGCTACAAGATAAGTTACAGCAAGCCTTTTCTGAGTTAGCCTTACCGCAACCATTTTACTTTAGTAGTGTTACCGACAGTATTGAAGACAAAGGCACCGTTGATTATTTAATGGATATTGCCCTACAAAGTGGTGTAGATGCCCGTTATATTGGCTTAGAGCAACTAGGTAATGCCGATGGTCAGTTAGTGGACTTAGATGGCTACGCTATCGAAGGGCTATTTAAGCTGTACCCATGGGAATTTATGCTGCAAGAAGATTTTGCTAGCACGGTGCTCACCAGTAAGACTCAATGGATAGAGCCGTTGTGGAAATCGATTATTTCTAATAAAGGCATTTTACCTTTGTTATGGCAAAAGTTTCCTAATCATCCTAACTTATTACCAGCTATGTTTGACCAAGGTAAAGCATTAACCCCTGGATGGGTTAAAAAGCCATTATTTTCTCGTGAAGGCGCTAATATCGAACTGCTGACCCAGCAAGGACAAACGGTAAAGCAAGATGGACCTTATGACGATAGTGGTTATATTCTGCAAGCTTTACATCCATTACCAAAATTTGCCGATAGCTATAGCTTAATTGGTAGCTGGGTAGTGGGTGACAGTGCCGCTGGCATTTGTATTCGTGAAGATAACAGTTTAATTACCAAAGATAGCTCTCGATTCTTGCCGCATATAATACTGGATTAG